From one Micromonospora siamensis genomic stretch:
- a CDS encoding TOBE domain-containing protein: MSEFRIGEAAELLGVSADTVRRWVDAGRLPASRDDHGHRTIGGADLAAFVRAGAADQEGTGRSSARNRLRGIVTAVVKDTVMAQVDIQAGPFRVVSLMSREAVEELDLRVGSVAVAVIKSTTVVVERAPVAGNPRSG; the protein is encoded by the coding sequence GTGTCTGAGTTCCGGATCGGCGAGGCCGCCGAACTGCTCGGCGTCAGCGCCGACACGGTGCGGCGCTGGGTCGACGCCGGCCGCCTCCCCGCCAGCCGCGACGACCACGGGCACCGGACGATCGGCGGCGCCGACCTGGCCGCCTTCGTCCGGGCCGGCGCCGCCGACCAGGAGGGCACCGGGCGTTCCTCGGCCCGCAACCGGCTGCGCGGCATCGTCACCGCGGTGGTCAAGGACACCGTGATGGCACAGGTGGACATCCAGGCCGGGCCGTTCCGGGTGGTGTCGTTGATGAGCCGGGAAGCGGTCGAAGAGCTGGACCTGCGGGTCGGCTCGGTGGCCGTCGCAGTGATCAAGTCGACGACCGTGGTGGTGGAGCGGGCACCCGTGGCCGGCAACCCGAGGAGCGGCTGA
- a CDS encoding sensor histidine kinase, with the protein MARTGPATRPWLVDAAVTLAVLVVAEFAVVTGQEAGARPRDWFAYALGAAMAAPVLLRRRSPLVALYLAAGALLVFYAVGYPGFPPALVLAVPLYDAALAGHLWRVLPVPSFFLLTGGEVSVRRGLPPLDTVAVFLPQVAVVAVAMLLGALVRSRRAYAAGVRERLAQAEREREREAERRVTEERLRIARDVHDTVGHAIATITVQSAAALQLLDREPERAREALTAIRGTGKEALAELRATLGVLRGDDGGPATERDAGLHRLPDLLDAVRAAGLRVELDGDPGGVDLAGPVDHAAYRILQESLTNVLRHGGPLARAQVRLRTAPGTLAIEVGDDGPGAGPTAGDGGGRGLAGMRERVEALGGTFDAGLRPAGGFRVRATLPRGTTT; encoded by the coding sequence GTGGCGAGGACCGGTCCGGCGACCCGACCGTGGCTGGTCGACGCCGCCGTCACGCTGGCCGTGCTCGTGGTGGCCGAGTTCGCCGTGGTGACCGGCCAGGAGGCCGGCGCCCGGCCGCGCGACTGGTTCGCGTACGCCCTCGGGGCGGCGATGGCCGCGCCGGTGCTGCTGCGCCGCCGGTCCCCGCTGGTCGCCCTCTACCTGGCCGCCGGGGCGCTGCTGGTCTTCTACGCGGTGGGCTACCCGGGCTTCCCGCCGGCACTGGTGCTCGCTGTGCCGCTCTACGACGCCGCCCTCGCCGGCCACCTGTGGCGGGTGCTGCCGGTGCCGTCGTTCTTCCTGCTCACCGGCGGTGAGGTGAGCGTCCGGCGGGGGCTGCCACCGCTGGACACGGTGGCCGTGTTCCTGCCCCAGGTCGCCGTCGTGGCGGTGGCGATGCTGCTCGGCGCCCTGGTCCGCAGCCGCCGGGCGTACGCCGCCGGTGTGCGCGAGCGGTTGGCGCAGGCCGAGCGGGAGCGGGAGCGGGAGGCGGAGCGGCGGGTGACCGAGGAACGACTGCGGATCGCCCGGGACGTGCACGACACGGTCGGGCACGCGATCGCCACCATCACCGTGCAGTCGGCGGCGGCGTTGCAGCTGCTCGACCGGGAGCCGGAGCGGGCCCGCGAGGCGCTGACCGCCATCCGGGGCACCGGCAAGGAGGCCCTGGCCGAGCTGCGCGCCACCCTCGGGGTGCTGCGCGGTGACGACGGCGGGCCGGCCACCGAGCGGGACGCCGGGCTGCACCGGCTGCCCGACCTGCTGGACGCGGTCCGGGCCGCGGGGCTGCGGGTCGAGCTGGACGGCGACCCGGGCGGGGTGGACCTGGCCGGTCCGGTCGACCACGCGGCGTACCGGATCCTTCAGGAGTCGCTGACCAACGTGCTGCGGCACGGCGGCCCGCTGGCCCGGGCGCAGGTGCGGCTGCGGACCGCGCCGGGGACGCTGGCCATCGAGGTCGGCGACGACGGGCCGGGCGCCGGCCCGACCGCCGGGGACGGGGGCGGGCGTGGCCTGGCCGGGATGCGGGAGCGGGTCGAGGCGCTCGGTGGGACCTTCGACGCCGGGCTTCGACCGGCCGGCGGTTTCCGGGTACGCGCCACACTGCCGAGGGGGACGACGACGTGA
- a CDS encoding response regulator produces MIRVLLADDQSLVRAGLRALLEGAGDLTVVGEAGNGGAAVALARELRPDVVLMDIRMPDVDGVTATRRITEDPQLSGVRVVMLTTFVEEEDVFAALRSGASGFLVKDAEPEELVQAVRIVARGDALLSPSVTRAVIRRSVAAATPAVARREPPEVAALTAREREVVALVAAGLSNEEIAAHLVVSPLTAKTHVSRAMAKVGARDRAQLVVVAYQSGLATPDAYSPGSTPGQ; encoded by the coding sequence GTGATCCGGGTACTGCTCGCCGACGACCAGTCCCTGGTCCGCGCCGGGCTGCGCGCGCTGCTGGAGGGCGCCGGCGACCTGACCGTGGTGGGCGAGGCCGGCAACGGCGGGGCGGCGGTGGCGCTGGCCCGGGAGTTGCGCCCCGACGTGGTGCTGATGGACATCCGGATGCCGGACGTGGACGGGGTGACCGCCACCCGGCGGATCACCGAGGACCCGCAGCTGTCCGGGGTGCGGGTGGTGATGCTGACGACCTTCGTCGAGGAGGAGGACGTCTTCGCCGCGCTGCGGTCCGGGGCGAGCGGCTTCCTGGTCAAGGACGCTGAGCCGGAGGAGCTGGTGCAGGCGGTGCGGATCGTCGCCCGGGGCGACGCCCTGCTCTCGCCGAGCGTCACCCGGGCGGTGATCCGGCGTTCGGTCGCCGCCGCGACGCCGGCCGTGGCCCGCCGCGAGCCGCCGGAGGTCGCCGCGCTCACCGCCCGGGAACGTGAGGTGGTCGCGTTGGTGGCGGCCGGCCTGAGCAACGAGGAGATCGCCGCCCACCTGGTGGTGAGCCCGCTGACCGCCAAGACCCACGTGTCCCGGGCGATGGCCAAGGTGGGTGCCCGGGACCGCGCGCAACTGGTGGTGGTCGCCTACCAGAGCGGGCTGGCCACGCCCGACGCGTACTCCCCGGGGAGTACGCCGGGGCAGTAG
- a CDS encoding MMPL family transporter yields MDTSWLARLAAFCHRRRLTVVVGWLLIAVVSVLLAARWSGPTSDDFTTGPTSSGTAQRLVREHLPEFTADSITLAVRSTVPVDDPAVRDRVTRLVDELGRSPHVARVSSPYSGQGQVSADRHTAYAVAALAVPSGDLPVPETAKLLDRVHAATGDGVTFALSGRAVDAVETPGGGAADAVGLAVAMVVLLIAFGSVLAMVVPIVTAVVGIVVGLSALELLRNVLPTPGFAAVLATMIGLGVGIDYALFIVTRYREALAAGRTPAEAVVDATGTAGRAVLFAGGTVVVGLCGLLLTNLGFLRGLAVGSAATVAVTMAAAVTLLPALLGLLGHRIDRLSVHRRRESAQPLSARWACAVARRPVVATLLATLVLAGLAAPVLGMRLGTPDASTQPRDTSAYQAHRILADGFGDGFDATLSVVVRLPEGDPELIAGRIAGLPGVASVSPPRRSRDGAVAVLAVRPTTGTQDPATVELVHRLHRATEGQPAYVGGAAAATIDFAELTRDRLPVVIVVVVGVSLLLLMVVFRSVVLALKAGLLNLISIGASFGVLVAVVQWGWLGGLLNFPTAMPVTAWVPLIMFPILFGLSMDYEVFLVSRIREAYDATGDNRRAVREGLARSARVISAAAAIMIAVFLSVMLGADLGVKQLGLGLAVAVAVDATVVRLVLLPASMELLGRLNWWLPRWLDRVLPQVRLEDGPGARSVAAGDHHLHAAGRSA; encoded by the coding sequence ATGGACACCTCATGGCTCGCCCGGCTCGCCGCCTTCTGCCACCGTCGCCGGCTCACCGTCGTCGTCGGGTGGCTGCTGATCGCGGTGGTGTCGGTCCTCCTGGCCGCCCGCTGGTCCGGCCCCACCTCCGACGACTTCACCACCGGCCCCACCTCGTCGGGCACCGCGCAACGGCTGGTGCGGGAGCACCTGCCGGAGTTCACCGCCGACTCGATCACGCTGGCCGTACGCTCCACCGTCCCGGTCGACGACCCGGCGGTCCGGGACCGGGTGACCCGGCTGGTCGACGAGCTGGGCCGCTCCCCGCACGTCGCCCGGGTCAGCTCCCCGTACTCCGGCCAGGGGCAGGTGTCCGCCGACCGGCACACGGCGTACGCGGTGGCCGCGCTGGCCGTGCCCAGCGGCGACCTGCCGGTGCCGGAGACCGCGAAGCTGCTGGACCGGGTGCACGCGGCCACCGGGGACGGGGTGACGTTCGCGCTCTCCGGGCGGGCGGTCGACGCGGTGGAGACGCCGGGCGGCGGCGCGGCCGACGCGGTGGGGCTGGCGGTGGCGATGGTGGTGCTGCTGATCGCCTTCGGTTCGGTGCTCGCCATGGTGGTGCCGATCGTGACCGCGGTGGTCGGCATCGTGGTCGGACTCTCCGCGCTGGAGCTGCTGCGCAACGTGCTCCCCACGCCGGGCTTCGCCGCCGTGCTCGCCACGATGATCGGGCTGGGCGTCGGGATCGACTACGCGCTGTTCATCGTGACCCGCTACCGGGAGGCGCTGGCGGCGGGGCGTACGCCGGCCGAGGCCGTGGTGGACGCGACCGGGACGGCCGGCCGGGCGGTGCTCTTCGCCGGCGGCACCGTGGTGGTGGGGCTCTGCGGCCTGCTCCTGACCAACCTGGGCTTCCTGCGCGGCCTGGCGGTGGGCTCGGCGGCGACGGTGGCGGTCACCATGGCCGCAGCGGTGACCCTGCTGCCGGCGCTGCTGGGGCTGCTCGGGCACCGGATCGACCGGCTGTCGGTGCACCGGCGCCGGGAGTCGGCGCAGCCGTTGTCGGCGCGTTGGGCTTGTGCGGTGGCCCGCCGGCCGGTGGTCGCCACGCTGCTGGCCACGCTGGTGCTGGCCGGGCTGGCCGCGCCGGTGCTCGGGATGCGGCTGGGTACGCCGGACGCCAGTACCCAGCCCCGGGACACCAGCGCCTACCAGGCGCACCGGATCCTCGCCGACGGCTTCGGGGATGGGTTCGACGCGACCCTCTCGGTGGTGGTCCGGCTGCCCGAGGGTGACCCGGAGCTGATCGCCGGGCGGATCGCCGGGCTGCCCGGGGTGGCGTCGGTGAGCCCACCGCGGCGCAGCCGGGACGGTGCGGTGGCGGTCCTCGCCGTCCGCCCGACCACCGGCACCCAGGACCCGGCCACCGTCGAGCTGGTCCACCGGCTGCACCGGGCGACCGAGGGCCAGCCCGCGTACGTGGGCGGGGCGGCGGCGGCCACCATCGACTTCGCCGAGCTGACCCGGGACCGGCTGCCGGTGGTGATCGTGGTGGTGGTGGGCGTGTCGCTGCTGCTGCTGATGGTGGTCTTCCGGTCGGTGGTGCTCGCCCTGAAGGCCGGCCTGCTCAACCTGATCTCGATCGGGGCGTCGTTCGGGGTGCTGGTGGCGGTGGTGCAGTGGGGCTGGCTGGGCGGGCTGCTGAACTTCCCGACCGCGATGCCGGTCACCGCGTGGGTGCCGCTGATCATGTTCCCGATCCTGTTCGGGCTCTCCATGGACTACGAGGTCTTCCTGGTCTCCCGGATCCGCGAGGCGTACGACGCGACCGGGGACAACCGGCGGGCGGTCCGGGAGGGGCTGGCCCGCAGCGCCCGGGTGATCAGCGCGGCGGCGGCCATCATGATCGCGGTGTTCCTGTCGGTGATGCTCGGCGCCGACCTGGGGGTCAAGCAGCTCGGCCTGGGCCTGGCGGTGGCGGTGGCGGTGGACGCGACGGTGGTCCGGCTGGTGCTGCTGCCGGCGTCGATGGAGCTGCTGGGGCGGCTCAACTGGTGGCTCCCGCGCTGGCTGGACCGGGTGCTGCCGCAGGTCCGGCTGGAGGACGGCCCAGGTGCGCGGTCCGTGGCGGCGGGCGACCACCACCTGCACGCCGCGGGTCGCTCCGCCTGA
- the leuC gene encoding 3-isopropylmalate dehydratase large subunit, whose amino-acid sequence MAERTLVERIWAEHVIDGTDEELIFIDMHLVHEITSPQAFEGLRDTGRRVRRPDLTIATADHDVPTSSRQVPLADEIGRRQLMLQIRNCREFGVELHPMNSLGQGIVHVIGPQMGLTLPGMTIVCGDSHTATHGAFGAVAFGIGTSQVEHVLATQTLRMSKPKSMLVRLAGTISPQATAKDVALAVIRAIGTDGGSGHLIEFQGPVIDRMSMEGRMTLCNMAIEAGARSGLIAPDETTFAYLEGRERAPQGADWERAKAEWSTYRSAPDAVFDTVVELDLDGLGPQVTWGTNPGQTTDIDGAVPDPAALADPVARDAAVRALDYMGLRPGQRIAEIPIRTVFIGSCTNGRLEDLRAAAEVVKGHTVADGITALVVPGSEKIKRQAEAEGLHEVFTAAGFQWRNPGCSMCIAMNGDVVEPGTHAASTSNRNFEGRQGPGARTHLVSPRSAAATAISGRLAASLAD is encoded by the coding sequence GTGGCCGAGAGAACGCTTGTCGAACGCATCTGGGCGGAGCACGTCATCGACGGCACCGATGAGGAGCTCATCTTCATCGACATGCACCTCGTTCACGAGATCACCTCTCCTCAGGCGTTCGAGGGGCTTCGAGACACGGGCCGCCGGGTCCGCCGGCCGGACCTGACGATCGCCACCGCCGACCACGACGTGCCGACCAGCAGCCGGCAGGTCCCGCTGGCCGACGAGATCGGCCGGCGGCAGCTGATGCTCCAGATCCGCAACTGCCGCGAGTTCGGCGTCGAGCTGCACCCGATGAACAGCCTCGGGCAGGGCATCGTGCACGTGATCGGCCCGCAGATGGGCCTCACCCTGCCCGGCATGACGATCGTCTGCGGCGACAGCCACACCGCCACCCACGGCGCGTTCGGCGCGGTGGCCTTCGGCATCGGCACCAGCCAGGTCGAGCACGTGCTCGCCACCCAGACCCTGCGGATGAGCAAGCCGAAGAGCATGCTGGTCCGGCTGGCGGGCACGATCTCTCCGCAGGCCACCGCCAAGGACGTCGCCCTGGCCGTGATCCGGGCGATCGGCACCGACGGCGGCTCCGGCCACCTGATCGAGTTCCAGGGGCCGGTCATCGACCGAATGAGCATGGAGGGCCGGATGACCCTCTGCAACATGGCCATCGAGGCCGGCGCCCGCAGCGGCCTGATCGCCCCCGACGAGACCACCTTCGCCTACCTGGAGGGGCGCGAGCGGGCGCCGCAGGGCGCCGACTGGGAACGGGCGAAGGCGGAGTGGTCGACCTACCGCAGCGCGCCCGACGCGGTCTTCGACACCGTGGTGGAGCTGGACCTGGACGGGCTGGGGCCGCAGGTGACCTGGGGCACCAACCCCGGTCAGACCACCGACATCGACGGCGCGGTGCCCGACCCGGCCGCGCTGGCCGACCCGGTGGCCCGGGACGCCGCCGTCCGGGCGCTGGACTACATGGGCCTGCGTCCCGGGCAGCGGATCGCCGAGATCCCGATCCGGACAGTCTTCATCGGCTCCTGCACCAACGGCCGGCTGGAGGACCTGCGGGCCGCCGCCGAGGTGGTCAAGGGGCACACGGTGGCCGACGGGATCACCGCCCTGGTGGTGCCCGGCTCCGAGAAGATCAAGCGGCAGGCCGAGGCGGAAGGGCTGCACGAGGTGTTCACCGCCGCCGGCTTCCAGTGGCGCAACCCGGGCTGCTCGATGTGCATCGCGATGAACGGCGACGTGGTCGAGCCCGGCACCCACGCCGCCTCCACCTCCAACCGCAACTTCGAGGGGCGGCAGGGCCCCGGCGCCCGTACCCACCTCGTCTCGCCGCGCAGCGCCGCCGCGACCGCCATCTCCGGCCGCCTCGCCGCCAGCCTGGCCGACTGA
- the leuD gene encoding 3-isopropylmalate dehydratase small subunit, whose translation MDKIDSITGTAVPIDASDVDTDQIIPAVWMKRVERTGFQDGLFAKWRRDPGFVLNQPERRGATVLVAGPNFGCGSSREHAPWALRDYGFKAIIAPSFADIFRNNLPNIGLVPVTLDEASCRKVMAAVTADAAAPVTVDLVARTVTCTAAGVVDVPFVIEENARYRLINGKDLIDLALDYDEQIRRHEERRPFWMPRTNGQVEPAFELSGVEQ comes from the coding sequence ATGGACAAGATCGACAGCATCACCGGCACCGCCGTGCCGATCGACGCCTCCGACGTCGACACCGACCAGATCATCCCCGCCGTGTGGATGAAGCGGGTCGAGCGCACCGGTTTCCAGGACGGCCTGTTCGCCAAGTGGCGCCGCGACCCGGGGTTCGTGCTCAACCAGCCGGAACGCCGGGGCGCGACGGTCCTGGTGGCCGGGCCGAACTTCGGCTGCGGCTCGTCCCGCGAGCACGCCCCCTGGGCGCTGCGCGACTACGGCTTCAAGGCGATCATCGCGCCGAGCTTCGCCGACATCTTCCGCAACAACCTGCCGAACATCGGCCTGGTCCCGGTCACCCTCGACGAGGCGTCCTGCCGGAAGGTGATGGCCGCGGTGACCGCCGACGCCGCCGCGCCCGTCACGGTCGACCTGGTCGCCCGTACCGTCACGTGTACGGCCGCCGGGGTGGTCGACGTCCCGTTCGTGATCGAGGAGAACGCCCGCTACCGGTTGATCAACGGCAAGGACCTGATCGACCTGGCGCTCGACTACGACGAGCAGATCCGCCGGCACGAGGAGCGTCGCCCGTTCTGGATGCCCCGCACCAACGGGCAGGTCGAGCCGGCGTTCGAGCTCTCCGGCGTCGAGCAGTAG
- a CDS encoding L-threonylcarbamoyladenylate synthase has translation MTTTVTRVQWPGSAPDEAVHALAAEGGLVVAATKVGYILMTTDGAGLERKFDAKRRRRDKPGVVLCADLAQLQELAVLNDEILRFYQAHWEQDVLLGCILPWREEAKALIPDPTAHELAMDSRGTSCFVIRFGRPAEQLVERMWQSRTLTFASSANPSGVGNKGRVDGIGERIEREADFILAADDYVASIQPGKDEGSRHEQGVMVSMVDEAGRLVPEQHGQRSVTPCPTLIRRGLDCDRIMENLAVAFPSWDYRHGQYY, from the coding sequence ATGACCACCACCGTGACGCGCGTGCAGTGGCCGGGCTCCGCCCCGGACGAGGCCGTGCACGCGCTGGCCGCCGAAGGCGGGCTGGTCGTGGCCGCCACCAAGGTCGGCTACATCCTGATGACCACCGACGGCGCTGGCCTGGAGCGCAAGTTCGACGCCAAGCGGCGGCGGCGCGACAAGCCCGGCGTGGTGCTCTGCGCCGACCTGGCGCAGCTTCAGGAGCTGGCTGTGCTCAACGACGAGATCCTCCGCTTCTACCAGGCCCACTGGGAGCAGGACGTCCTGCTCGGCTGCATTCTGCCCTGGCGGGAGGAGGCCAAGGCGCTGATCCCGGACCCGACGGCGCACGAGCTGGCGATGGACTCGCGGGGCACCAGCTGCTTCGTGATCCGGTTCGGCCGGCCGGCGGAGCAGCTGGTGGAGAGGATGTGGCAGTCGCGGACGCTGACCTTCGCCAGCTCCGCCAACCCGTCCGGGGTGGGCAACAAGGGCCGGGTCGACGGGATCGGCGAGCGGATCGAGCGAGAGGCAGACTTCATCCTCGCCGCCGACGACTACGTCGCCTCGATCCAGCCCGGTAAGGACGAGGGCAGCCGCCACGAGCAGGGCGTGATGGTGTCGATGGTGGACGAGGCCGGTCGGCTCGTGCCGGAGCAGCACGGTCAGCGGTCGGTCACCCCGTGTCCCACCCTGATCCGCCGCGGCCTCGACTGCGACCGGATCATGGAGAACCTGGCGGTGGCGTTCCCGTCCTGGGACTACCGGCACGGCCAGTACTACTGA
- a CDS encoding SAM-dependent methyltransferase, translating into MDLPRHHVIREGDLRILNPFDAGKLATLGQAIRLQPGDSLLDLCSGKGELLCTWARDHGVAGTGVDISTAFTAAARDRAAELGVADRVRFVHGDAAAFVPEGPVDVAACIGATWIGGGVPGTLEILARALRPGGMALVGEPYWRLDPPDEETVRDCHATARDDFHDLAGLVTLFGDLGWDLVEMVLADQGSWDRYAAAHWLNLRRWLDANPEDELAGELRRELTGDPLRHVRRREYLGWGVFALISR; encoded by the coding sequence ATGGATCTGCCCCGCCACCACGTCATCCGCGAGGGTGACCTGCGCATCCTCAACCCGTTCGACGCCGGCAAGCTGGCCACCCTCGGTCAGGCGATCCGACTCCAGCCCGGCGACTCGCTGCTCGACCTGTGCAGCGGCAAGGGCGAACTGCTCTGCACCTGGGCCCGCGACCACGGCGTCGCCGGCACCGGGGTGGACATCAGCACCGCCTTCACCGCCGCCGCCCGGGACCGGGCCGCCGAACTGGGGGTGGCCGACCGGGTCCGGTTCGTGCACGGCGACGCCGCCGCCTTCGTACCCGAGGGGCCGGTCGACGTGGCCGCCTGCATCGGCGCCACCTGGATCGGCGGAGGTGTCCCCGGCACGCTGGAGATCCTGGCCCGCGCCCTGCGCCCCGGCGGGATGGCGCTGGTCGGCGAGCCGTACTGGCGGCTGGACCCGCCCGACGAGGAGACGGTCCGCGACTGCCACGCGACCGCCAGGGACGACTTCCACGACCTGGCCGGCCTGGTCACGCTCTTCGGCGACCTCGGCTGGGACCTCGTCGAGATGGTCCTCGCCGACCAGGGCAGCTGGGACCGGTACGCGGCGGCGCACTGGCTCAACCTGCGCCGCTGGCTGGACGCCAACCCGGAGGACGAGCTGGCCGGGGAGCTACGCCGGGAGCTGACCGGGGATCCACTGCGGCACGTCCGCCGCCGGGAGTACCTGGGGTGGGGGGTCTTCGCCCTGATCTCCCGCTGA
- a CDS encoding extracellular catalytic domain type 2 short-chain-length polyhydroxyalkanoate depolymerase translates to MTTTPRRVAATLVAALLLLLSTGVPARAAATPYTKAPVAGPLGTYRVSGVYVAGVSSGGYLATQLQVAYSARIRGAAIFAAGPYYCAQNNVAQALYGCGDNLYPTHVSTLEGYTRSWASYGWIDGTGNLAGQPVYVYHGGSDGTVKKSVTDDLVRYYQDFGASVRYDSGSAAGHAWVTPYGTVGCTSTASPYLNDCGTDPQGAFLGKLFGAVAPPNTGPLGGTLVRFGQDAFAVNGWANGLSMDSSGFAYVPASCAAGDTCRLLVALHGCAQGYARVGTAFVDRANLNQYADTNRTIVLYPQAISTGVNPNGCWDWWGYLGATNYPIKGGAQVETVMNMVRRLGG, encoded by the coding sequence ATGACCACCACGCCGAGAAGGGTCGCCGCCACCCTGGTCGCCGCCCTGCTCCTGCTCCTGTCTACCGGCGTGCCCGCCCGGGCCGCCGCCACCCCGTACACGAAGGCCCCGGTCGCCGGCCCGCTGGGCACGTACCGCGTCTCCGGTGTCTACGTCGCCGGGGTCTCCTCCGGTGGCTACCTGGCGACCCAGCTCCAGGTCGCGTACTCGGCGCGGATCCGGGGCGCGGCGATCTTCGCGGCCGGGCCGTACTACTGCGCGCAGAACAACGTCGCCCAGGCGCTGTACGGCTGCGGCGACAACCTCTATCCCACCCACGTGTCCACCCTGGAGGGCTACACCCGCAGCTGGGCGTCGTACGGCTGGATCGACGGCACGGGCAACCTCGCCGGCCAGCCGGTCTACGTCTACCACGGTGGCAGTGACGGCACGGTGAAGAAGTCGGTCACCGACGACCTGGTCCGCTACTACCAGGATTTCGGCGCCAGCGTCCGGTACGACAGCGGCAGCGCCGCCGGGCACGCCTGGGTAACCCCGTACGGCACGGTGGGCTGCACCTCGACCGCCTCGCCGTACCTGAACGACTGCGGGACCGACCCGCAGGGTGCCTTCCTGGGCAAGCTGTTCGGTGCGGTCGCGCCGCCGAACACCGGCCCGCTGGGCGGCACGCTCGTCCGGTTCGGCCAGGACGCGTTCGCGGTCAACGGCTGGGCCAACGGCCTGAGCATGGACTCGAGCGGTTTCGCGTACGTGCCGGCGAGCTGCGCCGCGGGGGACACCTGCCGGCTGCTGGTGGCCCTGCACGGCTGCGCCCAGGGGTACGCCCGGGTCGGCACCGCCTTCGTCGACCGGGCCAACCTCAACCAGTACGCGGACACCAACCGGACGATCGTCCTCTATCCGCAGGCGATCTCGACCGGGGTGAACCCGAACGGTTGCTGGGACTGGTGGGGGTACCTGGGCGCCACGAACTACCCGATCAAGGGTGGGGCGCAGGTGGAGACCGTGATGAACATGGTGCGGCGGCTGGGTGGCTGA
- a CDS encoding metal-sensitive transcriptional regulator, giving the protein MKLRPEMTGEALTRLKRARGQLNAVIEMMESGEDCRATLTQLAAVSKAIDRAGFKIIASGMQHCGAAREAGEEPEMTEAELEKLFLALA; this is encoded by the coding sequence GTGAAGCTTCGACCCGAGATGACCGGCGAGGCGCTGACCCGGCTCAAGCGGGCCCGGGGCCAGCTCAACGCGGTGATCGAGATGATGGAGAGCGGCGAGGACTGCCGGGCGACGCTGACCCAGCTCGCCGCGGTCTCGAAGGCCATCGACCGCGCCGGCTTCAAGATCATCGCTTCCGGCATGCAGCACTGCGGCGCCGCCCGGGAGGCCGGCGAGGAGCCGGAGATGACCGAGGCGGAGCTGGAGAAGCTCTTCCTCGCCCTCGCCTGA
- a CDS encoding TetR/AcrR family transcriptional regulator, producing MPKIVDRDARRAELAEALWRVVYRDGVAAATVRSVAAEAGWSAGSLRHYFNTQTELLAFAMEHVIDQATARFAARTWDGPTREVVRQMLEEVLPLDRQRAREAEVWLLLAARTRTDPATGPLMRRADDGVRRASELAVHALAADGLVAPGRDPALETARLHALLDGLTLHALLHPDLMPPDRLRAVLADHLDGLRHERPD from the coding sequence GTGCCCAAGATCGTCGACCGGGACGCCCGCCGCGCCGAACTGGCCGAGGCGCTGTGGCGGGTGGTCTACCGGGACGGCGTCGCGGCGGCCACCGTCCGCAGCGTCGCCGCCGAGGCAGGCTGGTCAGCCGGCTCGCTGCGGCACTACTTCAACACCCAGACCGAGCTGCTCGCCTTCGCCATGGAGCATGTCATCGACCAGGCCACCGCACGGTTCGCGGCCCGCACCTGGGACGGTCCCACCCGCGAGGTGGTGCGGCAGATGCTGGAGGAGGTGCTGCCGCTGGACCGGCAGCGGGCCCGGGAGGCCGAGGTGTGGCTGCTGCTCGCCGCGCGTACCCGGACCGACCCGGCGACCGGGCCGCTGATGCGGCGGGCCGACGACGGGGTCCGCCGGGCCAGCGAACTGGCCGTGCACGCGCTCGCCGCCGACGGGTTGGTCGCCCCGGGCCGGGACCCGGCCCTGGAGACCGCCCGGCTGCACGCCCTGCTCGACGGGCTCACCCTGCACGCCCTGCTGCACCCCGACCTGATGCCACCGGACCGGCTCCGCGCCGTGCTCGCCGACCACCTCGACGGCCTGCGGCACGAGCGGCCGGACTGA